The Lycium ferocissimum isolate CSIRO_LF1 chromosome 10, AGI_CSIRO_Lferr_CH_V1, whole genome shotgun sequence genome window below encodes:
- the LOC132035087 gene encoding uncharacterized protein LOC132035087 yields MFRISSKKHLFSFTFHLFYSTAPATCRANVLVDFMVNSLGFSTQEAISTSDKVTRSRIRNHEPHLLLDLFDQMGINKLQIKTLISSSPKLLICRVDKNLLPKIKVLQQLGLSGSDLVTFISKSDLLTTGLHTIIEPNLVYLKELLGSHDSVTRIIMKEPRLFSCNLHKVMPPNITLLQNLGFSRMDIDKAFHRHPRFLLNNPVKLERAVYQLEKIFHMPRESRMFIHGVEVLVSLDESTLERKLDIYRSFGWSDSDICKMVRKLPYCLTTSEAKIRITLKFFMNELGYESSYLASYAPLLKYSFEKRVMPRNEILKFLKENQLVKGKLCLYTVVKCTELQFLEKYVLPFRATMPELYDLYMKTRS; encoded by the coding sequence ATGTTTAGAATTAGTAGCAAAAAGCATCTCTTTTCTTTCACATTTCACCTCTTTTACTCCACTGCTCCAGCGACTTGCCGtgctaatgtattggtggacTTCATGGTAAACTCACTTGGTTTCTCAACACAAGAAGCCATTTCTACAAGTGACAAGGTAACTCGTTCAAGAATCAGAAACCATGAGCCCCATTTGTTACTTGATCTCTTTGACCAAATGGGTATTAACAAATTACAGATCAAAACCCTCATTTCTTCTTCCCCTAAATTGTTGATTTGTCGTGTTGACAAAAACCTTCTACCCAAAATTAAGGTTTTGCAACAACTTGGCTTATCTGGTTCTGACCTTGTTACATTTATCAGCAAAAGCGATTTGTTGACAACAGGTTTACATACTATTATAGAACCTAATCTTGTTTACCTAAAGGAGTTATTGGGCAGTCATGATTCTGTAACTAGAATTATTATGAAAGAGCCTAGGTTGTTCTCCTGTAATCTCCATAAAGTTATGCCACCCAATATAACATTGTTGCAAAACCTTGGGTTTTCAAGAATGGATATTGACAAGGCTTTTCATAGGCATCCTAGGTTTCTACTCAATAACCCTGTGAAGCTCGAGAGAGCAGTGTATCAACTAGAAAAGATTTTTCATATGCCTCGGGAGTCACGGATGTTTATTCATGGCGTTGAAGTACTTGTGTCGCTTGATGAATCTACATTAGAAAGGAAATTAGATATATACCGGAGTTTTGGATGGTCTGATTCTGATATCTGCAAGATGGTGAGAAAGCTTCCTTACTGTTTGACTACATCAGAGGCTAAGATAAGGATTACATTGAAGTTTTTCATGAACGAACTGGGGTATGAATCTAGTTATCTGGCTTCTTATGCGCCACTTTTAAAGTATAGTTTTGAGAAGAGGGTCATGCCAAGGAATGAAATCTTGAAGTTTCTTAAAGAAAACCAACTGGTTAAAGGGAAGCTATGTCTTTACACTGTTGTCAAATGTActgaattgcaattcctagaGAAATATGTGTTGCCTTTCAGGGCAACGATGCCTGAGTTGTATGATTTATACATGAAAACAAGAAGCTAA
- the LOC132034511 gene encoding transcription termination factor MTERF15, mitochondrial-like, whose translation MFGFGSNGAKKHLSSMFYTFRFHLFYSTLPATSRADILVDFMVNSLGFSTHEAISTSDKVTRSRLRNYEPHLLLDVFHNMGLNKSQIKTLISSSPEVLFCHIDKNLKPKIKVLQQLGLSGSDLVTFIKKSDFLTRGLHTTIKPSLDYLKELLGSYDSVAMVVKKEPRLLSNNLRKVIPPNISLLQNLGFSRMDIETIFNRRPRYLLNNPVWLERVVHQAENIFHIPRESRMFLHGIEALVSLDESKLERKLDIFRSFGWSDSDICAMVRKLPYCLTSSEAKISFTLKFFMNELGYEPSYLASHAPLLKYSLEKRVMPRNEILKFLKEKQLITRKLSLYTVVASTELEFQKKYVLPFREKMPDLYDLYIKVQAQEKS comes from the coding sequence ATGTTTGGATTTGGTAGCAATGGCGCTAAAAAGCATCTCTCTTCCATGTTTTATACTTTCAGATTTCACTTGTTTTATTCCACACTTCCAGCTACTTCCCGTGCTGATATATTGGTTGATTTCATGGTAAACTCACTTGGTTTCTCAACACACGAAGCCATTTCTACAAGTGACAAGGTAACTCGTTCAAGACTCAGAAATTATGAACCCCATTTGTTACTTGATGTCTTTCACAATATGGGTTTGAACAAATCACAGATCAAAACCCTCATTTCTTCTTCCCCTGAAGTGTTGTTTTGTCATATTGACAAAAACCTTAAACCCAAGATTAAGGTTTTACAACAACTTGGCTTATCTGGCTCTGACCTTGTTACATTTATCAAGAAAAGTGATTTCTTAACAAGAGGTTTACATACTACAATAAAACCTAGTCTTGATTATCTTAAGGAGTTATTAGGTAGTTATGATTCTGTAGCTATGGTTGTTAAGAAAGAGCCTAGGTTGCTTTCTAATAATCTCCGTAAAGTAATACCACCCAATATATCATTGTTGCAAAATCTTGGGTTTTCAAGAATGGATATTGAGACGATTTTTAATCGGCGTCCTAGGTATTTGCTTAATAACCCTGTGTGGCTTGAGAGAGTTGTGCATCAAGCAGAAAACATTTTTCACATTCCTCGGGAGTCACGGATGTTTCTTCATGGCATTGAAGCACTTGTGTCGCTTGATGAATCtaaattagaaagaaaattaGATATCTTTCGGAGTTTTGGATGGTCTGATTCTGATATTTGCGCAATGGTGAGAAAGCTTCCTTACTGTTTGACTTCATCAGAGGCTAAGATAAGCTTTACGTTGAAGTTTTTCATGAATGAACTGGGGTACGAACCTAGTTATCTGGCTTCTCATGCGCCACTTTTAAAGTACAGTTTGGAGAAGAGGGTCATGCCAAGGAATGAAATCTTGAAGTTTCTCAAAGAAAAACAACTGATAACAAGGAAACTAAGTCTCTACACTGTCGTGGCATCTACTGAACTAgagtttcaaaagaaatatgtgCTTCCTTTCAGGGAAAAGATGCCTGATTTGTATGATTTATACATCAAAGTACAAGCTCAAGAGAAGTCGTGA